Proteins from one Malania oleifera isolate guangnan ecotype guangnan chromosome 4, ASM2987363v1, whole genome shotgun sequence genomic window:
- the LOC131154358 gene encoding kinesin-like protein KIN-14C: protein MTSRNQNRPPRSPFSKKDGTDDAPFDKRRRIGGGRVAAAGGGGRSRPAFGVVTNRQDAPSVGDPGSSEGLECGTVEFTKEEVEALLNEKIKSKRFDLKGKVEQMNEHIRKLKMCIKWFQERDESHLLEQDKLQNELESTKKKCTDTEVEMKTKVDESNTIIVELKKNNTSLEEKFVKEESDKLDAIECHRREREARVAVEKLKASLSEELVKAQEEKLAANQKVISLNDMYKRLQEYNTSLQQYNSKLQTELATANESLKRVEKEKLAIVENLSTLRGHYNSLQDQLTSSRASQDEAIKQKEALVNEVACLRGELQQVRDDRDRQVEQLQALTAEVVKYKENTGKSFAELDNLTIKSNALEETCSCQREQLRVLQHQLDAANEKLKMVDLSTSEAKVEFEAQKRVVRELQERLADAEFQNREGEKLRKKLHNTILELKGNIRVFCRVRPLLPDDCGGTEATVFSYPTSTEALGRGIDLIQSGQKYPFTFDKVFSHEASQQDVFVEISQLVQSALDGYKVCIFAYGQTGSGKTYTMMGRPEAPEEKGLIPRSLEQIFQTSQSLVAQGWKYKMQASMLEIYNETIRDLLSTNRPTSVDMARSENGVSGKQYVIKHDANGNTQVSDLIIVDVCSINEISSLLKQAAQSRSVGKTQMNDQSSRSHFVFTLRISGVNESTEQQVQGVLNLIDLAGSERLSRSGATGDRLKETQAINKSLSSLSDVIFALAKKEDHVPFRNSKLTYLLQPCLGGDSKTLMFVNISPEPSSVGESLCSLRFAARVNACEIGIPRRQTAARPSDSRLSYG, encoded by the exons ATGACCTCTCGAAACCAGAACAGACCCCCTCGGAGCCCCTTTAGT AAGAAAGATGGTACTGATGATGCTCCGTTTGATAAGCGGAGAAGGATCGGAGGAGGGAGGGTTGCGGCGGCCGGTGGCGGCGGCCGAAGTCGTCCAGCCTTTGGCGTGGTTACTAATAGGCAGGATGCGCCGTCCGTTGGCGATCCTGGCAGTAGTGAGGGCTTGGAATGCGGCACCGTTGAGTTTACAAAGGAAGAAGTGGAGGCGTTATTGAATGAGAAAATTAAATCGAAGAGGTTTGATCTCAAG GGGAAAGTGGAGCAAATGAATGAGCATATAAGGAAGCTTAAAATGTGCATCAAATGGTTTCAAGAACGGGATGAAAGCCACCTCCTTGAGCAGgataagcttcaaaatgaattgGAATCTACCAAGAAAAAATGCACAGATACAG AGGTGGAAATGAAAACCAAGGTAGATGAGTCTAACACAATTATTGTGGAATTGAAGAAAAATAATACCTCTTTAGAAGAGAAATTTGTGAAGGAAGAATCAGATAAGTTG GATGCAATTGAGTGCCATAGACGTGAAAGGGAAGCTCGTGTTGCTGTTGAAAAGTTGAAAGCCTCTCTATCAGAAGAGCTTGTAAAAGCTCAAGAAGAAAAATTGGCTGCTAATCAAAAA GTAATCTCACTTAATGACATGTACAAGCGGTTGCAAGAATACAATACAAGCTTACAGCAATATAATAGCAAACTTCAAACAGAGCTTGCAACGGCTAATGAATCACTCAAACGAGTAGAAAAGGAGAAACTAGCCATTGTGGAGAACCTCAGCACATTAAGGGGTCACTATAATTCATTGCAGGATCAATTAACTTCATCAAGG GCTTCTCAGGATGAGGCTATAAAGCAAAAAGAAGCATTAGTAAATGAAGTTGCGTGTCTTAGAGGAGAATTGCAGCAAGTAAGAGATGATCGTGATCGCCAAGTGGAACAGTTGCAGGCCTTAACTGCTGAAGTTGTAAAGTATAAAGAAAATACTGGGAAATCTTTTGCTGAGTTGGATAACTTGACAATAAAATCAAATGCCTTGGAG GAGACATGTTCTTGTCAAAGAGAGCAACTACGTGTATTGCAACATCAACTAGATGCTGCAAATGAGAAATTAAAG ATGGTTGATTTATCCACTTCGGAAGCAAAGGTAGAATTTGAAGCACAAAAGAGAGTTGTGCGTGAATTACAAGAACGCTTAGCAGATGCTGAGTTTCAAAATAGAGAAGGAGAAAAGTTGCGAAAGAAGTTGCACAACACCATTTTG GAATTAAAAGGGAATATTCGTGTATTCTGCAGAGTGCGACCTCTATTACCTGATGATTGTGGCGGAACAGAAGCCACTGTTTTTTCGTATCCTACATCAACTGAAGCTCTTGGCAGGGGGATTGACTTAATACAAAGTG GTCAGAAATATCCTTTCACATTTGACAAAGTATTTTCTCACGAAGCCTCACAACAAGATGTATTTGTGGAAATATCACAGCTGGTGCAGAGTGCCCTTGATGGTTATAAG GTTTGCATATTTGCTTATGGTCAAACTGGTTCAGGTAAAACCTATACCATGATGGGTAGGCCAGAAGCCCCAGAGGAGAAAGGGTTGATACCACGCTCACTAGAGCAGATATTTCAAACTAGTCAATCTCTTGTCGCCCAAGGTTGGAAATACAAAATGCAG GCCTCAATGTTGGAAATATATAATGAAACTATTCGTGATTTGTTATCAACAAATCGACCAACTAGTGTTGACATGGCCCGTTCAGAAAATGGAGTTTCTGGAAAGCAATATGTTATCAAACATGATGCAAATGGAAACACACAAGTGTCTGATCTTATCATCGTTGATGTCTGCAGTATAAATGAAATTTCTTCCCTTCTTAAGCAGGCTGCACAAAGCAG GTCTGTTGGAAAGACACAAATGAATGACCAATCATCAAGAAGTCATTTTGTCTTTACATTGCGAATTTCTGGGGTAAATGAG AGCACTGAACAGCAAGTACAGGGTGTCTTAAATCTCATTGATCTTGCTGGTAGTGAGCGACTTTCAAGAAGTGGGGCAACGGGTGATCGGTTGAAGGAAACTCAG GCCATTAATAAAAGTTTATCTTCCTTGAGCGATGTTATTTTTGCTTTGGCAAAGAAAGAGGACCATGTTCCATTTAGGAACTCAAAACTTACTTATCTCCTCCAG CCTTGTTTAGGTGGGGACTCGAAGACGTTAATGTTTGTCAACATCTCCCCAGAACCTTCCTCGGTTGGCGAGTCACTTTGCTCTCTTCGTTTTGCTGCTAGAGTTAATGCCTGCGAGATTGGGATTCCTCGGCGACAGACAGCCGCGCGGCCTTCAGATTCTCGGTTGAGTTATGGTTGA
- the LOC131152620 gene encoding thioredoxin-like protein CXXS1, producing MEGREQEHKSRVVKVDSKESWDFYMEQATNQGCPVVVHFTAAWCMPSVAMNPFFEELASTFQDLLFVTVDVDEVKEVAASLEVKAMPTFVLMKEGKPVEKLVGANPDEIRKRIDGFVQSIRVYVA from the exons ATGGAGGGCCGTGAGCAGGAGCACAAGTCTAGAGTCGTCAAGGTGGATTCCAAGGAGTCTTGGGATTTCTACATGGAGCAAGCCACCAATCAAGGATGCCCA GTTGTGGTGCACTTCACTGCTGCGTGGTGCATGCCCTCTGTGGCCATGAATCCTTTCTTTGAGGAACTGGCTTCCACTTTCCAAGATTTGTTGTTTGTCACGGTTGATGTGGATGAGGTTAAG gAGGTGGCGGCTAGTCTGGAGGTGAAGGCCATGCCCACTTTTGTGCTGATGAAGGAGGGTAAGCCTGTTGAGAAGCTGGTGGGGGCTAACCCGGATGAGATAAGGAAAAGGATAGATGGTTTTGTGCAGTCAATTCGTGTATATGTAGCCTAG